Part of the Subtercola frigoramans genome, TATGGGCGAACCCGCCGGCACGCAGCGCTTCGGTGACAGACAGATACGCATCAGGAAGGTCGATGTACTTTCCGACCAGGCCGATCGTCACCTCGTGCTTGGGTTCGTGCACTGCTTCAAGCAGAGTCGACCATCCCGACCAGTCGACGTCGTCGGTCGTGAGGCCGAAGTGGTCGATGATGTAGGCGTCGAGTCCCTGCTCGTGGAGCATCGTCGGAATGTCGTAGATGCTCGGCACGTCGATCGCGTTGACGACAGCGTCTTCATCGACGTCGCACATCAGGGCGATCTTGCGCTTGTTGGATTCTGAAACCGGGCGGTCGCTCCTGAGCACCAGCGCATCCGGCTGGATACCGATCGATCGGAGCGCGGCAACGGAGTGCTGCGTGGGCTTGGTCTTCTGTTCACCCGAGGCATTCATGAACGGAACCAGCGAGACGTGCACGAAGAAAACATTGCGTCGGCCGAGCTCGTGGCGCACCTGCCTGGCCGATTCGAGGAACGGCTGCGATTCGATGTCGCCGACCGTGCCACCGATTTCGGTGATGATGACGTCAGGGGCATCTGCTCCCTGGGCCTGCAGGCGCATTCTGCGCTTGATCTCGTCAGTGATGTGGGGAATGACCTGCACGGTGTCGCCGAGGTACTCGCCGCGCCGCTCTTTGGCGATGACCGTCGAGTAGATCTGCCCGGTGGTGACATTTGCCGCCTGGTTGAGGTTGATGTCGAGAAAACGCTCGTAGTGACCGATGTCGAGATCTGTCTCGGCCCCGTCGTCGGTGACGAAGACCTCACCGTGCTGGAACGGGTTCATCGTTCCCGGGTCGACGTTCAGGTACGGGTCGAGTTTCTGCATCACGACGTGAAGACCGCGGGCCGTGAGCAGGTTACCGAGGCTTGCCGCGGTGAGGCCCTTGCCCAGGGAGGAGACGACACCCCCCGTGACGAAGATGTGCTTCGTCAGCTTCGGCTGCGATTCTGATCCAGAATGAGGCCCCGAATCGAGGTCGGAGGGGGTACTTCTCGGGCTCGCGTTTTGATGATCATCCACGGAGTTCCACTCTAACAGTACCTACGACTGCCACTGCCGCCGCGACTCGGCCGCGAGCTCGATCAGCTCTCTGGCGTGGGCCAGCCCACTCTCGGAATCGGGCAGTCCGGAGAGCAGTCTGG contains:
- a CDS encoding CTP synthase — encoded protein: MTKHIFVTGGVVSSLGKGLTAASLGNLLTARGLHVVMQKLDPYLNVDPGTMNPFQHGEVFVTDDGAETDLDIGHYERFLDINLNQAANVTTGQIYSTVIAKERRGEYLGDTVQVIPHITDEIKRRMRLQAQGADAPDVIITEIGGTVGDIESQPFLESARQVRHELGRRNVFFVHVSLVPFMNASGEQKTKPTQHSVAALRSIGIQPDALVLRSDRPVSESNKRKIALMCDVDEDAVVNAIDVPSIYDIPTMLHEQGLDAYIIDHFGLTTDDVDWSGWSTLLEAVHEPKHEVTIGLVGKYIDLPDAYLSVTEALRAGGFAHKTKVTLKWIPSDDCETPEMAAKQLSDVDGICVPGGFGVRGIEGKLGALRFARENGIPSLGLCLGLQCMVIEYARNVVGLDNASSSEFNPETPFPVIATMAEQVDIIAGGDLGGTMRLGLYEARLAPGSLVEDLYGAPSVDERHRHRYEVNNNYRDQIAEAGLWFSGTSPDGHLVEFVELPREVHPYYVGTQAHPELRSRPNRAHPLFDGLIVAALDRQEASRLFAAEA